From Pseudomonas sp. StFLB209, a single genomic window includes:
- a CDS encoding aldehyde dehydrogenase, translating into MTTLTLADWQQRARDLKIEGRAFIQGQYTDAAGGATFDCISPVDGRLLAKVASCDEVDAQKAVDSARKVFEAGTWSRMAPAKRKATMIRFAGLLRQNVEELALLETLDMGKPINDSLKIDVPGAAQALSWSGEAIDKLYDEVAATPHDQLGLVTREAVGVVAAIVPWNFPLMMACWKLGPALSTGNSVVLKPSEKSPLTAIRIAQLAVEAGIPAGVLNVLPGYGHTVGKALALHMDVDTVVFTGSTKIAKQLMVYAGESNMKRVWLEAGGKSPNIVFADAPNLQAAAEAAASAIAFNQGEVCTAGSRLLVERSIKDQFLPLVIEALKGWKPGNPLDPATTIGALVDTQQLNTVLSYIEAGHADGAKLVTGGKRILEETGGTYVEPTIFDGVNNAMKIAQEEIFGPVLSVLTFDSAEEAIGIANDTQYGLAAAVWTADLSKAHLTAKALRAGSVWVNQYDGGDMTAPFGGFKQSGNGRDKSLHAFDKYTELKSTWIKL; encoded by the coding sequence ATGACCACCCTGACTCTTGCTGACTGGCAACAACGTGCCCGCGACCTGAAGATCGAAGGCCGGGCCTTTATCCAGGGCCAGTACACCGATGCCGCTGGCGGCGCCACGTTCGACTGTATCAGCCCGGTCGATGGACGGCTGCTGGCCAAGGTTGCCAGTTGTGACGAGGTTGACGCCCAAAAGGCCGTCGACAGCGCGCGCAAGGTGTTTGAAGCCGGCACCTGGTCGCGCATGGCACCGGCCAAGCGCAAGGCCACCATGATCCGTTTCGCCGGCCTGCTGCGCCAGAATGTCGAAGAGCTGGCACTGCTCGAAACCCTCGACATGGGCAAGCCGATCAACGATTCATTGAAAATCGACGTACCCGGCGCTGCCCAGGCACTGAGCTGGAGCGGCGAGGCGATCGACAAACTGTATGACGAGGTTGCGGCCACCCCGCATGACCAGCTGGGCCTGGTGACCCGCGAAGCGGTGGGCGTGGTGGCGGCCATCGTGCCGTGGAATTTCCCGCTGATGATGGCCTGCTGGAAACTGGGGCCTGCGCTGTCCACCGGTAACTCGGTGGTGCTCAAACCATCGGAAAAATCGCCGCTGACGGCCATTCGCATCGCGCAACTGGCGGTCGAGGCCGGTATCCCGGCGGGCGTGCTCAACGTCCTGCCAGGCTATGGGCACACCGTGGGCAAGGCACTGGCGCTGCACATGGACGTCGACACCGTGGTGTTTACCGGCTCGACCAAGATTGCCAAGCAGTTGATGGTCTATGCCGGCGAATCGAACATGAAGCGGGTCTGGCTGGAAGCCGGCGGCAAGAGCCCGAACATCGTGTTTGCCGACGCGCCGAACCTGCAGGCCGCTGCCGAAGCCGCCGCCAGCGCCATCGCCTTCAACCAGGGCGAGGTCTGCACGGCCGGTTCACGCTTGCTGGTCGAGCGCTCGATCAAGGACCAGTTCCTGCCGCTGGTGATAGAGGCGCTCAAAGGCTGGAAACCGGGCAACCCGCTGGACCCGGCCACCACGATCGGCGCGCTGGTCGATACCCAGCAGTTGAACACGGTGCTGTCCTACATTGAGGCAGGGCATGCCGATGGCGCCAAACTGGTCACCGGCGGCAAACGTATTCTGGAAGAAACCGGCGGCACTTACGTGGAGCCGACCATCTTCGACGGCGTGAACAACGCCATGAAGATCGCCCAGGAAGAAATCTTCGGTCCGGTGCTGTCGGTGCTGACCTTCGACAGCGCCGAGGAGGCAATCGGCATTGCCAACGACACCCAGTACGGCCTGGCTGCTGCGGTGTGGACCGCCGACCTGTCCAAGGCCCACCTGACCGCCAAGGCACTGCGCGCCGGTAGCGTATGGGTCAACCAGTACGACGGCGGCGACATGACCGCACCGTTCGGTGGTTTCAAGCAATCGGGTAACGGCCGCGACAAGTCGCTGCATGCGTTCGACAAGTACACCGAGCTGAAATCGACCTGGATCAAGCTTTAA